A single genomic interval of Musa acuminata AAA Group cultivar baxijiao chromosome BXJ3-4, Cavendish_Baxijiao_AAA, whole genome shotgun sequence harbors:
- the LOC135636087 gene encoding uncharacterized protein LOC135636087 yields MGQAFRKLFDTFFGNKEMRVVMLGLDAAGKTTILYKLHIGEVLSTVPTIGFNVEKVQYKNVIFTVWDVGGQEKLRPLWRHYFNNTDGLIYVVDSLDRERIGKAKAEFQAIINDPFMLNSVILIFANKQDMRGAMTPMEVCEGLGLYDVRNRVWHIQGTCALRGDGLYEGLDWLASTLNELQTSRRSTSVGSSSF; encoded by the exons GTTGTGATGCTTGGACTGGATGCAGCAGGTAAAACTACAATTTTGTACAAGTTGCACATTGGAGAGGTCTTGTCAACGGTCCCAACAATTG GTTTTAATGTAGAAAAAGTTCAGTATAAGAATGTGATATTTACAGTCTGGGATGTTGGTGGGCAAGAGAAATTGAGGCCTTTGTGGAGGCATTACTTTAACAATACAGATGGTCTG ATCTATGTAGTTGATTCGTTGGACAGAGAAAGAATTGGGAAAGCTAAAGCAGAGTTTCAG GCCATCATCAATGACCCGTTCATGCTTAACAGTGTCATTTTGATATTTGCAAACAAACAGGATATG AGAGGTGCAATGACCCCAATGGAGGTATGTGAGGGTCTTGGTCTCTATGACGTGAGGAATCGGGTGTGGCACATTCAAGGAACTTGTGCTCTCCGAGGTGATGGTCTCTATGAAGGTCTGGACTGGCTTGCCAGTACTCTGAATGAACTGCAAACTTCAAGACGCTCAACCTCAGTTGGCAGTTCATCGTTTTGA
- the LOC103982570 gene encoding uncharacterized protein LOC103982570: MDFHSLPRRELQALCKKNRIPANMTNVAMADALQSLFAVGGMESIEEALQNQSPKNVQASSAYLPRSSRRISARRAAASTASDDPKEQPASPLPRARRVTAMDSETGRLFSEEVDRDEEQKEGMMEITPMAKPSTKKQPRGTTTARYTRRRATKKEDGEAAEEGLIEAAKTPAPRNGRRTMARKEAESPAVVDEGTEDTVVSSRTTTRTARQSSKSIPVDVTATTLRRSSRARARVSVPDMESLAQDVEELAEKGIEIKKSVDTEGDSMIPPCKKSSDMAAGNVTDLKEIQDKTVIDGDNCEQDCNPVVADSDLSQHHHFSEVKEDGVVPETDGVDDVKDGDSSIASCKKTSDLAEGNATDLGETEEIQDNTLIGGENCEQDCRPVVVDIDLSQRQHSSEIKQDGIVSETEGLDDVKDGDSLIASCKKTSDLAMETEGIQDETIIDGENCERDCNLLVVDTDPSQHQHFPEVEEDGIVPETEGLNDVNESEIAAQQHEVETGVETMDLVDRDGPFLLLSDEKPSDLAAGNASHLCSMDSQEEILPSEICEQDCNVADDITNLVASLLLSDEKSSDLAAANASHLSSMDSQEKLEKESGGDQEEILPSEICEQDCNVSVVDTDLPLHQLVADPKEPEGFNVESSPKMEGGCVGHQMANQADNTNLPLHQLAVEPKEPEGFNAELSPQKKGGREEEQMANQADRESSVLEVTPLISSLGNPDITGDAADEQSQREEEETEDEMQTYSAPKNDDETSDGDETVAEVVSFSPPQQKPTSLHRSNTVDLPAESLPEVGDLIGDSEVSPDAVTVEVVEASKLSKVGDAEDSVGALMATAIIVEVEKSENQKESDADEEKKSFGQLTMTEIGCGEAKVESDAEKQSLPVVDLQNMSLRKLKLLYKEKKSNAKATNKVEGTRLALAELNENVL, encoded by the exons atggatttCCACAGCCTGCCCAGGAGAGAGCTCCAAGCCCTCTGCAAGAAGAACCGGATCCCCGCCAACATGACCAACGTCGCCATGGCAGACGCCCTCCAGTCTCTTTTTGCC GTCGGTGGGATGGAGAGCATCGAGGAAGCGCTGCAGAATCAGTCCCCCAAGAATGTCCAGGCCAGCTCGGCCTACCTCCCCCGCTCCTCCCGCAGGATCTCAGCACGCCGGGCGGCTGCGTCCACCGCCTCGGACGATCCCAAAGAGCAGCCGGCGAGCCCCCTGCCTCGGGCTCGTCGGGTGACCGCAATGGACTCCGAGACCGGGAGACTCTTCTCTGAAGAAGTAGATAGAGACGAGGAGCAGAAGGAAGGCATGATGGAGATCACACCCATGGCCAAGCCCAGCACAAAGAAGCAGCCTCGGGGCACCACAACAGCGAGGTACACCAGAAGAAGGGCGACCAAGAAAGAGGATGGCGAGGCGGCAGAGGAAGGTCTTATCGAAGCAGCCAAGACTCCGGCCCCTCGAAATGGCCGGAGAACGATGGCCAGGAAGGAAGCCGAATCCCCAGCTGTGGTGGACGAAGGAACAGAAGACACGGTTGTTTCATCAAGAACTACAACTCGCACGGCGAGGCAGTCTTCAAAGTCGATCCCCGTGGATGTCACCGCTACAACCCTGAGGAGGAGTTCAAGGGCTAGGGCGAGGGTTTCTGTACCTGACATGGAAAGTTTGGCTCAAGATGTAGAAGAACTAGCGGAAAAAG GCATCGAAATCAAGAAATCTGTGGACACGGAGGGCGATTCTATGATTCCTCCTTGCAAGAAGAGCTCGGATATGGCAGCGGGGAACGTCACTGATCTCAAAGAGATCCAAGACAAAACTGTGATTGATGGTGATAATTGTGAGCAAGATTGCAATCCGGTGGTCGCTGATAGCGATCTCTCTCAACACCATCACTTCTCGGAAGTTAAAGAAGATGGAGTCGTCCCAGAAACTGATGGAGTCGATGATGTGAAGGACGGCGACTCTTCGATTGCTTCTTGCAAGAAGACCTCGGATTTGGCAGAGGGGAACGCCACTGATCTCGGAGAGACCGAGGAGATCCAAGACAACACTCTTATTGGTGGTGAAAATTGTGAGCAAGATTGCAGGCCGGTGGTCGTCGACATCGATCTTTCTCAACGCCAGCACTCctcagaaatcaaacaagatggaattGTCTCAGAAACTGAAGGACTCGATGATGTAAAGGACGGCGATTCTTTGATTGCTTCTTGCAAGAAAACCTCAGATTTGGCAATGGAGACGGAAGGGATCCAAGACGAGACCATTATTGATGGTGAAAACTGCGAACGAGATTGCAATTTGTTGGTCGTTGACACCGATCCTTCACAACACCAGCACTTCCCGGAAGTCGAAGAAGATGGAATCGTCCCGGAAACTGAAGGACTCAACGATGTGAATGAGTCGGAAATTGCAGCCCAACAACACGAAGTGGAAACAG GAGTCGAAACTATGGATCTCGTGGATAGAGAcggcccatttttgctgctttccGATGAGAAGCCATCAGATTTGGCAGCAGGGAATGCTTCTCATCTCTGTTCCATGGATTCACAAGAAGAGATTCTCCCTAGTGAAATTTGTGAACAAGATTGCAATGTGGCCGACGACATCACCAATCTTGTGGCATCTTTGCTGCTTTCTGATGAGAAGTCCTCAGATTTGGCAGCAGCGAATGCTTCTCATCTCTCTTCCATGGATTCACAAGAGAAGCTTGAGAAAGAGTCCGGTGGAGATCAAGAAGAGATTCTCCCTAGTGAAATTTGTGAACAAGATTGCAATGTGTCCGTCGTCGACACCGATCTTCCCCTGCATCAACTTGTCGCAGACCCTAAAGAACCTGAAGGATTCAACGTTGAATCATCGCCAAAGATGGAGGGAGGCTGCGTGGGACACCAAATGGCCAACCAGGCAGACAACACCAATCTTCCCCTGCATCAACTTGCCGTAGAACCTAAAGAACCCGAAGGGTTCAATGCAGAATTATCACCACAGAAGAAGGGTGGCCGTGAAGAAGAACAAATGGCCAACCAGGCCGACCGTGAGTCATCTGTGCTAGAAGTGACGCCGCTGATATCTTCATTAGGGAACCCAGACATCACCGGAGATGCTGCAGATGAGCAAAgtcagagagaggaggaagaaactgAGGATGAAATGCAAACTTATTCAGCACCAAAAAATGACGACGAAACCAGCGATGGAGATGAGACTGTTGCTGAGGTTGTTTCCTTCTCCCCTCCTCAGCAGAAGCCGACAAGCTTGCATCGATCAAACACCGTCGACCTACCTGCTGAATCCTTACCCGAAGTTGGAGATCTAATTGGAGACAGTGAAGTTTCCCCGGATGCGGTAACAGTTGAGGTTGTGGAAGCTTCCAAGTTATCCAAGGTTGGAGACGCCGAGGACAGTGTCGGAGCTCTGATGGCTACTGCGATCATCGTGGAAGTGGAGAAAAGTGAGAACCAGAAAGAATCTGATgcagacgaggagaagaaaagttTTGGCCAGTTGACCATGACAGAGATCGGATGTGGGGAAGCGAAGGTGGAATCTGATGCAGAGAAACAGAGTCTGCCTGTCGTAGACTTGCAAAATATGAGCTTGAGAAAGCTGAAGCTGCTCTACAAGGAGAAGAAAAGCAATGCCAAAGCCACCAATAAG GTGGAAGGAACGAGACTGGCTCTCGCGGAGCTAAATGAGAACGTTCTGTAG
- the LOC135636086 gene encoding phosphoacetylglucosamine mutase-like isoform X1: MQPNYQGACYRLSEPSSNIRLGVRPSPVSAADLQIRYRGIQMAEEKQRSLLLDSASRFPLPHGARFSYGTAGFRSEGSILASTVYRAGVLAALRSLKTGSAIGLMITASHNLVSDNGVKIADPDGGMMIQRWEPFADALANAPDSEHLLHLVVRFVEEENIPFGGVQSAEVLLGRDTRPSGEALLEAAKHGINAIIGAVAIDMGVLTTPQLHWMVRSRNKGMVASESDYLAQLSKSFRCLMDLVPRERIADSLDTELVVDGANGVGGDKLEQLKKMVTGLDISVKNTGKKGEGMLNESCGADYVQKEKVVPSGFGPDYVGVRCASLDGDADRLVYFLIPSASSKNIDLIDGDKILSLFAVFIKEQLDVLYKGSDSNNKPPVRLGIVQTAYANGASTAYLKRLGLEVVFTPTGVKYLHKKAAEYDIGIYFEANGHGTVLFSENFLPGLECRSNELASASSVGSEQHKAALRLLAVSQLINQAVGDALSGLLLVEAVLQYMGWSIKRWNELYQDLPSRQLKIKVADRNAVVTANAETQVVKPSGLQELIDAESGKHPHGRCFIRPSGTEDIIRVYAEASTQEAADSLARSIVQLVDRVLGSGNSHQ; the protein is encoded by the exons ATGCAGCCCAATTACCAGGGCGCGTGTTATAGACTCAGCGAACCTTCGTCGAACATTAGACTTGGAGTTCGGCCGTCTCCCGTCTCCGCCGCCGACCTCCAGATTCGCTATCGCGGCATCCAAATGGCAGAGGAGAAGCAGCGATCGCTCCTTCTCGACTCCGCCTCCCGATTCCCTCTACCTCACG GGGCGCGTTTCTCGTACGGGACCGCCGGATTCCGATCGGAGGGATCCATCTTGGCGTCGACGGTGTACCGTGCGGGGGTCCTGGCGGCCCTGAGGTCGCTCAAGACCGGATCCGCCATTGGGTTGATGATCACCGCCTCCCACAACCTCGTGTCCGACAATGGCGTCAAGATCGCTGATCCCGACGGTGGAATGATGATACAGCGGTGGGAGCCGTTTGCCGACGCCCTCGCTAACGCCCCCGACTCCGAGCACCTCCTCCAT TTGGTGGTTCGATTTGTCGAAGAAGAAAATATACCATTTGGAGGAGTGCAGTCTGCGGAGGTGTTGTTAGGAAGAGACACCAGACCGAGTGGAGAAGCTCTTCTTGAAGCTGCAAAGCAT GGAATCAATGCTATAATTGGTGCGGTTGCAATCGACATGGGAGTCTTGACAACCCCACAACTACACTGGATGGTTAGAAGCAGGAACAAGGGCATGGTGGCATCGGAATCTGACTACTTGGCTCAACTATCAAAATCTTTCAG GTGCCTGATGGACCTGGTTCCCAGAGAAAGGATTGCCGATTCATTGGATACGGAACTCGTAGTTGATGGAGCCAATGGTGTTGGTGGAGACAAGCTTGAACAGCTCAAGAAAATGGTGACAGGGTTGGATATTTCCGTGAAAAATACAGGTAAGAAAGGAGAAGGGATGCTTAATGAAAGCTGTGGTGCTGATTATGTGCAGAAGGAGAAGGTTGTTCCATCCGGCTTTGGGCCTGACTACGTAGGAGTAAG GTGTGCAAGTCTGGATGGTGATGCTGATCGGCTTGTGTATTTCCTCATTCCGTCTGCAAGCAGCAAGAACATTGACCTAATTGATGGAGACAAGATATTGTCCCTCTTTGCAGTTTTTATCAAGGAACAATTGGATGTCCTCTACAAGGGCAGTGATTCAAATAACAAACCGCCTGTAAGGCTTGGCATCGTGCAGACGGCATATGCAAATGGAGCATCAACAGCGTACCTCAAGCGGCTAGGCCTAGAGGTTGTGTTTACTCCCACTGGAGTAAAATATCTGCACAAGAAAGCTGCAGAGTATGACATTGGGATATACTTCGAGGCAAATGGACATGGAACCGTACTGTTCTCAGAAAATTTTCTGCCTGGTCTGGAGTGTAGGAGCAATGAACTTGCCTCTGCATCTTCAG TAGGTTCCGAGCAACACAAAGCTGCTTTAAGATTGCTGGCGGTCAGTCAACTGATCAATCAAGCAGTTGGAGATGCTCTTAGCGGGTTGCTTTTGGTGGAAGCTGTATTACAGTACATGGGATGGTCAATCAAAAGGTGGAATGAGCTTTACCAAGATCTGCCTAGCAGACAGCTTAAG ATAAAAGTTGCGGACCGAAATGCTGTTGTTACAGCAAATGCAGAAACACAAGTTGTGAAGCCATCAGGTCTACAAGAGTTGATAGATGCGGAATCGG GGAAGCACCCTCACGGCCGATGTTTTATCCGGCCATCCGGTACAGAGGACATAATTCGTGTGTACGCGGAGGCATCCACGCAGGAAGCAGCTGACAGTCTTGCCCGATCCATAGTGCAACTTGTCGATCGTGTTCTTGGATCCGGCAATTCTCATCAGTAG
- the LOC135636086 gene encoding phosphoacetylglucosamine mutase-like isoform X2, whose product MQPNYQGACYRLSEPSSNIRLGVRPSPVSAADLQIRYRGIQMAEEKQRSLLLDSASRFPLPHGARFSYGTAGFRSEGSILASTVYRAGVLAALRSLKTGSAIGLMITASHNLVSDNGVKIADPDGGMMIQRWEPFADALANAPDSEHLLHLVVRFVEEENIPFGGVQSAEVLLGRDTRPSGEALLEAAKHGINAIIGAVAIDMGVLTTPQLHWMVRSRNKGMVASESDYLAQLSKSFRCLMDLVPRERIADSLDTELVVDGANGVGGDKLEQLKKMVTGLDISVKNTGKKGEGMLNESCGADYVQKEKVVPSGFGPDYVGVRCASLDGDADRLVYFLIPSASSKNIDLIDGDKILSLFAVFIKEQLDVLYKGSDSNNKPPVRLGIVQTAYANGASTAYLKRLGLEVVFTPTGVKYLHKKAAEYDIGIYFEANGHGTVLFSENFLPGLECRSNELASASSGSEQHKAALRLLAVSQLINQAVGDALSGLLLVEAVLQYMGWSIKRWNELYQDLPSRQLKIKVADRNAVVTANAETQVVKPSGLQELIDAESGKHPHGRCFIRPSGTEDIIRVYAEASTQEAADSLARSIVQLVDRVLGSGNSHQ is encoded by the exons ATGCAGCCCAATTACCAGGGCGCGTGTTATAGACTCAGCGAACCTTCGTCGAACATTAGACTTGGAGTTCGGCCGTCTCCCGTCTCCGCCGCCGACCTCCAGATTCGCTATCGCGGCATCCAAATGGCAGAGGAGAAGCAGCGATCGCTCCTTCTCGACTCCGCCTCCCGATTCCCTCTACCTCACG GGGCGCGTTTCTCGTACGGGACCGCCGGATTCCGATCGGAGGGATCCATCTTGGCGTCGACGGTGTACCGTGCGGGGGTCCTGGCGGCCCTGAGGTCGCTCAAGACCGGATCCGCCATTGGGTTGATGATCACCGCCTCCCACAACCTCGTGTCCGACAATGGCGTCAAGATCGCTGATCCCGACGGTGGAATGATGATACAGCGGTGGGAGCCGTTTGCCGACGCCCTCGCTAACGCCCCCGACTCCGAGCACCTCCTCCAT TTGGTGGTTCGATTTGTCGAAGAAGAAAATATACCATTTGGAGGAGTGCAGTCTGCGGAGGTGTTGTTAGGAAGAGACACCAGACCGAGTGGAGAAGCTCTTCTTGAAGCTGCAAAGCAT GGAATCAATGCTATAATTGGTGCGGTTGCAATCGACATGGGAGTCTTGACAACCCCACAACTACACTGGATGGTTAGAAGCAGGAACAAGGGCATGGTGGCATCGGAATCTGACTACTTGGCTCAACTATCAAAATCTTTCAG GTGCCTGATGGACCTGGTTCCCAGAGAAAGGATTGCCGATTCATTGGATACGGAACTCGTAGTTGATGGAGCCAATGGTGTTGGTGGAGACAAGCTTGAACAGCTCAAGAAAATGGTGACAGGGTTGGATATTTCCGTGAAAAATACAGGTAAGAAAGGAGAAGGGATGCTTAATGAAAGCTGTGGTGCTGATTATGTGCAGAAGGAGAAGGTTGTTCCATCCGGCTTTGGGCCTGACTACGTAGGAGTAAG GTGTGCAAGTCTGGATGGTGATGCTGATCGGCTTGTGTATTTCCTCATTCCGTCTGCAAGCAGCAAGAACATTGACCTAATTGATGGAGACAAGATATTGTCCCTCTTTGCAGTTTTTATCAAGGAACAATTGGATGTCCTCTACAAGGGCAGTGATTCAAATAACAAACCGCCTGTAAGGCTTGGCATCGTGCAGACGGCATATGCAAATGGAGCATCAACAGCGTACCTCAAGCGGCTAGGCCTAGAGGTTGTGTTTACTCCCACTGGAGTAAAATATCTGCACAAGAAAGCTGCAGAGTATGACATTGGGATATACTTCGAGGCAAATGGACATGGAACCGTACTGTTCTCAGAAAATTTTCTGCCTGGTCTGGAGTGTAGGAGCAATGAACTTGCCTCTGCATCTTCAG GTTCCGAGCAACACAAAGCTGCTTTAAGATTGCTGGCGGTCAGTCAACTGATCAATCAAGCAGTTGGAGATGCTCTTAGCGGGTTGCTTTTGGTGGAAGCTGTATTACAGTACATGGGATGGTCAATCAAAAGGTGGAATGAGCTTTACCAAGATCTGCCTAGCAGACAGCTTAAG ATAAAAGTTGCGGACCGAAATGCTGTTGTTACAGCAAATGCAGAAACACAAGTTGTGAAGCCATCAGGTCTACAAGAGTTGATAGATGCGGAATCGG GGAAGCACCCTCACGGCCGATGTTTTATCCGGCCATCCGGTACAGAGGACATAATTCGTGTGTACGCGGAGGCATCCACGCAGGAAGCAGCTGACAGTCTTGCCCGATCCATAGTGCAACTTGTCGATCGTGTTCTTGGATCCGGCAATTCTCATCAGTAG
- the LOC103982568 gene encoding late embryogenesis abundant protein At5g17165 codes for MAANGRALASGFGKRFVNQIWAARDPAERVAAVASLPSLSYSERRVHVSSSYDKNVEELEEARVPDHVIDAKSDKYWGPHPTTGVFGPAEESGASVNGGGKAATAPVSGPSALDQTVWFRPLEDVDKPPNA; via the exons aTGGCAGCCAATGGTCGTGCGCTCGCTTCAGGCTTCGGGAAGCGATTCGTCAACCAGATCTGGGCCGCACGAGATCCCGCGGAGCGCGTCGCCGCCGTCGCCTCGCTGCCATCGCTTTCTTACAG CGAGAGGAGAGTGCACGTATCGtcgtcgtacgataagaacgtggAGGAGCTGGAGGAGGCGCGCGTGCCGGACCATGTGATCGACGCCAAGTCCGACAAGTACTGGGGACCCCATCCCACCACCGGCGTCTTCGGCCCCGCCGAGGAGAGCGGCGCCTCCGTTAACGGCGGCGGAAAGGCAGCAACTGCCCCTGTAAGCGGCCCGTCCGCCCTGGACCAAACCGTGTGGTTTCGTCCCCTAGAGGACGTCGACAAGCCGCCCAACGCCTGA